In [Phormidium] sp. ETS-05, the genomic window AATATCTTTCAGGATTTTATTCAGAGCGTGGCCGATATGCAAATCGCCGTTAGCATAAGGGGGGCCGTCGTGCAAAATGAAAATTTCTCCAGGATTTTGCTGCGACAGTTGCTCGTAAATCTGGTTATCTGCCCAAAATTTCTGGATTTCTGGCTCCCGCACGGCGGCGTTAGCCCGCATATCAAAATTTGTCTGAGGCAGGTTTACGGTATCTTTGTAGGTTTTTGCTTCTGTCACAGCCATTCACCAAAAAAATCCTCTAATTGGTCATTGGTCATTGGTAACATGTCCCTTGTCACTTGTCCCTTGTACGGGCGATTCGCGAATCGCCCCTACTCCCTTGTTACCAAAGGACAAAGGACAAAGGACAAAGGACAAATGACCAATGACAAATGTTTTGCTAAAGCCATTATAAATTCCACCGTGCCCAACCCGTCACTGAGATATGGGCAGACCAGACATCACCCCATATCCGTAACTATACGGACACGGAGACTGGTCTATTACTGCCTCTGCGTAAATTTTCTGGATAACCTCTGGGAAGTTTTACGTAAATATACGCAATTAAGTATATTTTTTTGGAAAAACCCGTAAATATACGTAAAATAATCTGCCCACCTTATAGTAAATACTGATAAGGTGGGCAAGCATTACTAAATTACATCCGTGAATATGCGGAGGGTGGGGAATGAGCCACCACTGACGGCCAGGAAAAAAAGCGAGAACTATTCGATCGGGTCAGGGGGTGGGGAGCTAGCTTCCCCAGGGTTTTTATCCGTGGCAATGATAGCCGGTTCAAGTCGTTTAGAGCGAGCCGATCGGGAGTCTTCATCCTGTGGCATTTCTGAATTACCTTCCGCCACAGTTTCCGGGGTCATTTCCGGGGCAGTTTCCACCGTGGGAGTTTCCGCCACAGTTTCCGGGGTCATTTCCGGGGTAGTTTCCGGGGCAGTTTCCACCGTGGGAGTTTCCGCCACAGTTTCCGGGGCAGTTTCCACCGTGGGAGTTTCCGCCACAGTTTCCGGGGTTGTTTCCGGGGCAGTTTCCACCGTAGGAGTTTCCGCCACAGTTTCCGGGGCAGTTTCCGGGGTCATTTCCACCGTAGGAGCTGCTACAGATACCACCTCCTCAGTCACTGGGGGCACTACCTCAGCAACAGGAGCCGATGGGGGAGCATCTGCCTTTGGTTTCGCCGCAGGGGGAGTTTGGGCTTTATCCTTTTTGAATTTGCCCAGCAAACCTTGAATCAACCCAGAGACGGGGGCGGTAATTTTGGCCAAACCACCAGGAGATTTAGTGGCAGGAGTGGTAGCCGGAGTTTTTGACTTAGATGGAGGAGTTTTCACCCTGCCTTTAGCAGGCTGAGTTTCCGGTTTAGCAGGAGCCGGTTTTGCCGAAGTGGTGGCAACCGGTTTTGATGCAGGTTCTGGTGTGGCTTCCGGTGCAGGTTCTGATGTGGCTTCCGGTGCAG contains:
- a CDS encoding Ycf66 family protein; the protein is MLAYILAITIAVGSMAIYLAAFFFPEVHRKEDFIWSGVGLFYALVLWFCAGRITGAVLLGQTASVALLSWFGWQTLTLRREVTPTPMRTRIAEQKKVSAGISQLQGRFTSLFKGKPKDKPEAKPVAATPVNAPTSEPVAPPPVVESAGDIVAPEQPPAAFVPEVVSEPAPEATSEPAPEATSEPAPEATPEPASKPVATTSAKPAPAKPETQPAKGRVKTPPSKSKTPATTPATKSPGGLAKITAPVSGLIQGLLGKFKKDKAQTPPAAKPKADAPPSAPVAEVVPPVTEEVVSVAAPTVEMTPETAPETVAETPTVETAPETTPETVAETPTVETAPETVAETPTVETAPETTPEMTPETVAETPTVETAPEMTPETVAEGNSEMPQDEDSRSARSKRLEPAIIATDKNPGEASSPPPDPIE